Below is a window of Paraburkholderia azotifigens DNA.
ACGCCCTCAGGCGCGTCCGGCGTGCGCGCAAGCACCAGATGGACGATATTGTCCGCCATGTCATGCTCGCCCCACGTGATGAAGATCTTCGTGCCGAAGATCCTGAACGAACCGTCGCCCTGCGGCTCGGCGCGCGTGCGCACCAGCGCGAGATCGGAGCCCGCCTGCGGCTCGGTGAGGTTCATCGTGCCCGTCCATTCGCCGGAAATCAGGCGCGGCACGTAGGTCTGTTTCTGTTCTTCGCTGCCGGCGGTGAGCAGCGCCTCGATGGCGCCATCCGTCAGCAACGGACACAGCGCGAACGACAGGTTCGACGCATTGAGCATCTCGATGCAGGCCGTCGCGATCAGCTTGGGCAGGCCCTGGCCTTCGTATTCGACGGGATGCTGCACGCCTTGCCAGCCGCCTGCCGCGAACTGACGGAATGCATCGGCGAAACCGGGCGTTGCCGTGACCTTGCCGTCCTTCCAGCTGCTCGGATTGCGGTCGCCTTCGACGTTCAGCGGCGCCAGCACTTCGCCGCACAGTTTCGAGGATTCTTCGAGTACGGCCTGTGCGGTATCCGCGTTCGCCTCCTCGAGTCCGGGCAGCGCGGCGATATCGTCCAGTCCGGCCAGTTCCTGCATCACGAACATCATGTCCTTGATGGGTGCCGTGTAGCTCATGGTGTGTCTCCTCCCTGGCTCAAATGAAAAAAGAGGCGCTGGATTTTTCATCCTCGCGCCTCTTTCCTGGTGTCGCGCGCCCTCAGACGGCGCGTCGTTCGATCAGCCGAGTTCCTTCACCAGATCGGGCACGACGGCGAACAGATCGCCGACCAGACCGTAATCTGCGACGCTGAAAATGGGCGCTTCTTCGTCCTTGTTGATCGCGACGATGACCTTCGAGTCCTTCATGCCGGCCAGATGCTGAATTGCACCCGAGATGCCGACCGCGATATACAGCTGCGGCGCGACGATCTTGCCGGTTTGACCGACCTGATAGTCGTTGGGCACGTAACCCGCATCGACGGCTGCGCGCGATGCACCCATTGCCGCGCCGAGCTTGTCGGCGAGCGGCTCGAGAACCTTGTTGTAGTTCTCGCCGCTGCCCAGACCCCGGCCACCCGACACGATGATGTTCGCCGACGTCAGTTCCGGACGGTCGAGCTTCGTGACTTCACGACTCACGAACTGCGACATGCCGGAATCAGCCGCGGCTTCGATCTTCTCGACCGCTGCGCTGCCGCCTTCCGCTGCAACAGGATCGAAGCCCGTCGCGCGAACCGTGATGACCTTGATGGGGTCAGCCGATTGCACGATCGCGATCGCGTTGCCCGCGTAGATCGGGCGCTCGAAGGTATCGGCCGAATCGACGGCCGTGATGTCGCTGATCTGCGCGACGTCGAGCTTCGCGGCGATACGCGGCGCGATGTTCTTGCCGTAGGCCGTAGCGGGCGCGAGGATATGCGAATAATCCTTCGCCGGGTCTTGCACAAGCGTCAGCACCGTCGCCTCGACGTTTTCCGCGAGGCCTTCGGCCAGTTGCGGCGCGTCAGCCAGCAGCACCTTCGCGACGCCCGCCACCTTCGCGGCCGCATCCGCCGCGCCTTGCGCGTTGTGGCCAGCGATCAGCACATGCACGTCGCCGCCAATCTTCTGCGCGGCAGCCACCGTATTCAGCGTCGCTGCCTTGAGCGCCGCGTTGTCGTGTTCAGCAATTACCAGAATCGTCATTTCATTCGTCTCCGTGTGCCCGAAAAATCAAAGCACCTTGGCTTCCGTCTTGAGCTTCTCGACCAGCGTCTTCACGTCGGCGACCTTCACGCCAGCCGAGCGTTTCGGCGGCTCGCTGACCTTCAGCGTCTTCAGACGCGGCGTGACATCGACGCCCAGATCTTCCGGCTTCACGGTTTCCAGCGGCTTTTTCTTCGCCTTCATGATGTTCGGCAGCGTCACATAACGCGGCTCGTTCAGGCGCAGATCGGTCGTCACCACTGCGGGCAGCTTCAGCGACAGCGTTTCCGCGCCGCCATCGACTTCGCGCGACACGGTTGCCTTGCCGTCAGCGACGACAACCTTCGATGCAAATGTCGCCTGCGGCAGATTCGCCAAAGCAGCCAGCATCTGGCCTGTCTGATTGGAGTCGTCGTCGATGGCCTGCTTGCCGAGAATCACCAGCTGCGGCTGCT
It encodes the following:
- a CDS encoding electron transfer flavoprotein subunit beta/FixA family protein, which encodes MKILVPVKRVVDYNVKVRVKSDNTGVDIANVKMSMNPFDEIAVEEAVRLKEAGVATEVIAVSAGVTQCQETLRTALAIGADRAILIESNEDLQPLAVAKLLKALVDKEQPQLVILGKQAIDDDSNQTGQMLAALANLPQATFASKVVVADGKATVSREVDGGAETLSLKLPAVVTTDLRLNEPRYVTLPNIMKAKKKPLETVKPEDLGVDVTPRLKTLKVSEPPKRSAGVKVADVKTLVEKLKTEAKVL
- a CDS encoding electron transfer flavoprotein subunit alpha/FixB family protein is translated as MTILVIAEHDNAALKAATLNTVAAAQKIGGDVHVLIAGHNAQGAADAAAKVAGVAKVLLADAPQLAEGLAENVEATVLTLVQDPAKDYSHILAPATAYGKNIAPRIAAKLDVAQISDITAVDSADTFERPIYAGNAIAIVQSADPIKVITVRATGFDPVAAEGGSAAVEKIEAAADSGMSQFVSREVTKLDRPELTSANIIVSGGRGLGSGENYNKVLEPLADKLGAAMGASRAAVDAGYVPNDYQVGQTGKIVAPQLYIAVGISGAIQHLAGMKDSKVIVAINKDEEAPIFSVADYGLVGDLFAVVPDLVKELG